The DNA segment AAATGACGGTGCGACATTTGGACTTAAATTTCAAAAGACAAAGATAGTTTTGTTTTGGAAGTTAAAAAATAAACATTGTGTCTTGATGCGATTATTTAGATGCACCAAATTTCAAATCTTGTGACAATAATTCTCCTTCTTGTGCCATTTTTATATTGGTCATTTAATTTCCTGTCTATTTTTGAGATGAATAAAAAAATAAATCTATCAACTACTAAAAAACAAAAATTATGGACGATGAATTAATGGGAACCATCAAACTTTTCGCAGGTAGTTTTGCACCTGTAGGCTATTTCACTTGTGAAGGACAAACTTTAGCAATCAGAAATTATACTGCACTTTTTGCCATCTTAGGAACCTATTATGGCGGAGATGGTGTAAATACTTTTAAATTACCTGACTTGCGTGGTGCTTTTCCAACACAATGCACCAACACACCAGGCGTACACCCAGGAGGCACTTATTCTCTTGGAGAAACTGGTGGAGCACAGGCTGCGACCATTACAGCAGTAAACATGCCACCTCACACTCACACCATAGTAAAAGGATCAGGAACCAACATAACTGGAAATGTATCGGTAACCACCACATTACAAGCCAGCACTAGTCCAGGAGCAAATTCAACTCCTTCTGCAATCAATAATGCTTTAGGAAAAACGGTTGATACCAATGGCAATAGTGACCCTAATTTGTACACTAATGCCGCACCGAGTCAAAATTTAGCAGGAATTAGTTCAACAGCTAGCAATAATTTAAATTTTGACCCAACAGGCTTACAATTGACTCCTTGGGGTTCTGGACCAATGCCCTTGCCAACATTACCGCCTTTTGTGGCTATGCAGTATATTATATGCTATCAGGGAATCTTTCCTTCAAGACCATAATAAATATAAAAAAAATGGACTATTGAATAATAGTCCATTTTTTTTATATCTTTGATAATAAACACATTAACAAGTTATGATAAAAAAACTACTTCTCATTGGATGTTTTCTAAGTTTGTTTTCATCCTCACTAGCCCAAACCACTTTATCTCCAGGCGACATAGCTATTATTGGAGTAAATTACGACACTTCTCCTTACTATGAACTTACAATAGTAACCCTTGCTCCCATTGCCGCTAACACACAAATTAGAATTAGTGATTATTGGTATAATGAGAACACCCTAAACAAACTGACCAACGTTCAAGCTAGTTCAGGCAACGCAGTCCTGACATCAGAAGGGGCTATTTTATGGCAACCCCTCTCCGCTATTCCAGCAGGCACTCTATACAAAATAAGTATTTTGCAAGGGGGCAATACAGTTATCGGCTTACCCGGTAACGTTTCTGTTACTGGTTGGTCAACAGCTGCCGGTACTCCTTCAAGTCAAGGAGGTGACAACTGGTTCATCTATC comes from the Flavobacterium limnophilum genome and includes:
- a CDS encoding phage tail protein, giving the protein MDDELMGTIKLFAGSFAPVGYFTCEGQTLAIRNYTALFAILGTYYGGDGVNTFKLPDLRGAFPTQCTNTPGVHPGGTYSLGETGGAQAATITAVNMPPHTHTIVKGSGTNITGNVSVTTTLQASTSPGANSTPSAINNALGKTVDTNGNSDPNLYTNAAPSQNLAGISSTASNNLNFDPTGLQLTPWGSGPMPLPTLPPFVAMQYIICYQGIFPSRP